The following proteins come from a genomic window of Streptomyces sp. GS7:
- a CDS encoding PAS domain-containing protein: MSSRPSRGAARLAAILDALPDALLLVNCNGTVVNANTIALETFQTPGTALVGRGLLDLLPSFDSKRIPGSMRRRDDEVEGRTKPTRMVARRTDGSELLVEVTSANLEDGRTPYESAFEAAYADHRNGYTGDELLMLVVRDLTGTLDTETELARQQRQTEMILRAAAEGVVGVDSEGKVVLVNPSAAQILGYRASELGGKELHPLIHHSRGDGSALPWEDTPLADTLKSGRKHRVRGQALWAKDGRSVSVDLTTAPVRDGDQLVGAVMTFTDRRPYDALAARHAQLLAVLGQSLRGPLEELGGELGTLASDPAGQLWPEANQILHHLAAGHARMTTLVDNVLSYQRLDSGKEKLDLVKVSLDAVVAAGVEGAVELIGPGRAQFAVHAPPIAAMVDPERLAQALSHLIADVAGVDSTGRMPVGAAAAGAGGRTGQVAGDSTIVVAAAKRGEVVRIEVRGPYGGGDPVHEPLVRGIVRLHGGLMQTHEMPGAPGGAGAGGSAYVLELPVLVDDAAPDGPAGGKSGKSGKDSKGSKGGKDEAAGGGTGGPATAGGVPGTDGRGQHGGTGGAGEPLAGAPDATGAAQPTGRRRARRSGAEQAPGSGTGGAAQGPAGDGTQGAGLPSGMAGAESVPPSGRRRARPAPEGRAALPALPSGAPAGAGRPGQGPGAGPAPALEPAGAPGHGLTPAVAPALGPVPPNGPAQGRLPGQPEGLGPVQAAGRRARRALAEAPGRADATAAVPNAPQRPGGPAAQPPAGPRTPFALPPAAADQNPQDRAGQPVPALPAAAGQPAGPQDGAGTGRRRARRPVAGGPEQAPGAQPGSEPETAADSPESQGDWAAAPAEPTGRRRGRRAAAEERAAAAMADAEASGTFVAGPEGLVAQPAEGDTPAAATGTATGSAPGIAPSPDGGASTPAGAPTGRRRGRPSPAEEAAPAPGAAPVPPQGPPTAHPHRQPLPPAEADASQGRAFSVRTLGQGVPFAQQLAEQQRPAPQAGAAPAGGTPPGGTSAGSGRRRKLAAPPRDGERGTPAEGTPREAHPPVGAQPPHQPAGQQPPAKPQAGPQAHLMEAGEGRAFAISAPDEGSEGPEPLDGPNGAIEVMERQQLPMDDELPPEPLDNPRRLLVWPAPDVSTQQALSDRGYRPVIVNSREEVDAQIAAYPAALFVDPLTGPITRTALQSLRQAAGAAEVPVLVTAGLGQATREAAYGADPAVLLKALAPRDGEDVAPRVLLIEQNDAIAGALTASLERRGMQVARAGADADAVTLATQIRPNLVVMDLMQVRRRRAGIVDWLRANGLLDRTPLVVYTSADMDPAQLPRLAAGETVLFLAERSTSAEVQGRIVDLLAKIGTN, from the coding sequence GTGAGCAGCAGGCCATCCCGAGGCGCTGCTCGCCTCGCAGCCATACTCGACGCCCTCCCCGACGCGCTGTTGCTCGTCAACTGCAACGGCACGGTCGTCAACGCCAACACCATCGCGCTGGAGACCTTCCAGACGCCGGGCACGGCCCTCGTCGGGCGCGGTCTGCTCGACCTCCTGCCATCCTTCGACTCCAAGCGCATCCCCGGCTCCATGCGGCGCCGGGACGACGAGGTCGAGGGCCGGACCAAGCCGACGCGGATGGTGGCGCGGCGCACCGACGGGTCCGAGCTGCTGGTCGAGGTGACCAGCGCCAATCTGGAGGACGGCCGCACCCCGTACGAGTCCGCCTTCGAGGCGGCGTACGCCGACCACCGCAACGGCTACACCGGCGACGAGCTGCTGATGCTCGTCGTGCGGGACCTGACCGGGACGCTGGACACCGAGACCGAGCTGGCCCGCCAGCAGCGGCAGACCGAGATGATCCTGCGGGCCGCGGCGGAGGGTGTCGTCGGGGTCGACTCCGAGGGCAAGGTCGTGCTCGTCAACCCGTCCGCCGCGCAGATCCTGGGCTACCGGGCGAGCGAGCTGGGCGGCAAGGAGCTGCACCCGCTGATCCACCACTCGCGGGGGGACGGTTCGGCGCTCCCGTGGGAGGACACGCCGCTCGCCGACACCCTCAAGTCCGGGCGCAAGCACCGGGTGCGCGGGCAGGCGCTGTGGGCCAAGGACGGCCGTTCGGTGTCCGTCGACCTGACGACGGCGCCGGTGCGGGACGGCGATCAGCTCGTGGGCGCCGTGATGACGTTCACCGACCGGCGGCCGTACGACGCGCTGGCGGCGCGGCACGCCCAGCTGCTGGCGGTGCTGGGGCAGTCGCTGCGCGGGCCGCTGGAGGAGCTGGGCGGCGAGCTGGGCACCCTCGCGTCCGACCCGGCGGGCCAGCTGTGGCCCGAGGCGAACCAGATCCTGCACCATCTCGCGGCCGGGCACGCCCGGATGACGACGCTGGTGGACAACGTCCTGAGCTACCAGCGGCTGGACTCCGGCAAGGAGAAGCTCGACCTCGTGAAGGTCTCGCTGGACGCGGTGGTCGCGGCCGGTGTGGAGGGCGCGGTCGAGCTGATCGGGCCCGGGCGGGCGCAGTTCGCGGTGCATGCGCCGCCGATAGCGGCGATGGTCGACCCGGAGCGGCTTGCGCAGGCGCTGTCGCATCTGATCGCGGACGTCGCGGGGGTGGACTCGACGGGGCGGATGCCGGTCGGTGCGGCGGCTGCCGGGGCGGGTGGCCGTACGGGGCAGGTCGCCGGTGACTCGACGATCGTGGTGGCGGCGGCCAAGCGCGGCGAGGTCGTACGGATCGAGGTGCGCGGGCCGTACGGCGGCGGCGATCCGGTCCATGAGCCGCTGGTGCGCGGGATCGTCCGGCTGCACGGCGGGCTGATGCAGACACACGAAATGCCGGGGGCGCCGGGCGGTGCCGGTGCGGGTGGCAGCGCGTATGTGCTGGAGCTGCCGGTGCTGGTGGATGACGCGGCGCCGGACGGGCCGGCGGGCGGGAAGAGCGGCAAGAGCGGTAAGGACAGCAAGGGCAGTAAGGGCGGCAAGGACGAGGCGGCGGGCGGGGGCACCGGTGGTCCGGCGACCGCCGGGGGTGTGCCCGGGACGGACGGCCGCGGGCAGCACGGCGGCACCGGCGGGGCCGGGGAGCCGCTCGCGGGCGCACCGGACGCCACGGGCGCGGCGCAGCCCACCGGGCGCCGGCGGGCCCGGCGTTCGGGCGCGGAGCAGGCGCCGGGCAGCGGTACGGGCGGGGCTGCGCAGGGTCCCGCGGGAGACGGTACGCAGGGCGCGGGACTGCCGTCGGGCATGGCGGGGGCCGAGTCGGTACCGCCGAGCGGCCGGCGCCGGGCGCGGCCGGCGCCGGAGGGCCGGGCCGCGCTGCCCGCGCTGCCGTCCGGGGCACCGGCGGGCGCCGGGCGTCCGGGGCAGGGCCCTGGTGCCGGTCCGGCACCCGCGCTGGAGCCCGCCGGTGCGCCGGGGCACGGGCTGACGCCGGCGGTGGCGCCGGCGCTCGGGCCGGTACCGCCGAACGGACCGGCCCAGGGTCGACTTCCCGGGCAACCCGAGGGTTTGGGGCCGGTGCAGGCGGCGGGACGGCGGGCGCGCCGGGCGCTGGCCGAGGCACCGGGCCGGGCCGACGCCACGGCCGCGGTCCCGAACGCGCCGCAGCGGCCGGGCGGTCCCGCGGCGCAGCCGCCCGCCGGGCCGCGTACGCCGTTCGCGCTGCCGCCCGCCGCGGCGGACCAGAACCCGCAGGACCGGGCCGGGCAGCCGGTGCCGGCGCTGCCCGCGGCCGCCGGGCAGCCGGCCGGCCCGCAGGACGGTGCCGGTACGGGGCGCCGCCGGGCGCGCCGTCCGGTGGCCGGCGGACCGGAGCAGGCGCCCGGCGCGCAGCCCGGCAGCGAGCCGGAGACCGCCGCCGACTCCCCTGAGTCTCAAGGCGATTGGGCTGCCGCGCCGGCGGAGCCGACCGGCCGGCGCCGGGGGCGGCGGGCCGCGGCCGAGGAACGCGCGGCGGCGGCGATGGCCGACGCCGAGGCGTCCGGCACGTTCGTGGCGGGCCCCGAGGGCCTTGTCGCCCAGCCCGCCGAAGGGGACACACCGGCCGCGGCGACCGGTACGGCCACCGGCTCGGCGCCCGGCATCGCCCCCTCCCCGGACGGCGGCGCCAGCACCCCCGCCGGCGCCCCCACGGGCCGCCGGCGCGGACGCCCCAGCCCCGCCGAGGAGGCCGCGCCCGCACCGGGCGCCGCCCCCGTACCCCCGCAGGGTCCGCCCACGGCCCACCCGCACCGGCAGCCGCTGCCGCCGGCCGAGGCGGACGCCTCCCAGGGCCGGGCCTTCAGCGTGCGCACGCTCGGCCAGGGCGTGCCGTTCGCCCAGCAGCTCGCCGAGCAGCAGCGCCCGGCGCCGCAGGCCGGCGCCGCACCGGCGGGCGGTACGCCGCCCGGCGGCACCTCCGCCGGTTCCGGCCGGCGCCGCAAGCTCGCCGCGCCGCCGCGTGACGGCGAGCGCGGTACGCCCGCCGAGGGCACCCCGCGCGAGGCGCACCCGCCGGTCGGCGCCCAGCCGCCCCACCAGCCCGCCGGGCAGCAGCCGCCCGCCAAGCCGCAGGCGGGGCCGCAGGCGCATCTCATGGAGGCCGGCGAGGGCCGCGCCTTCGCCATCTCGGCACCCGACGAGGGCAGCGAGGGCCCCGAGCCGCTGGACGGCCCGAACGGCGCCATAGAGGTGATGGAGCGTCAGCAGCTGCCGATGGACGACGAGTTGCCGCCGGAGCCGCTGGACAACCCGCGCCGGCTGCTGGTCTGGCCGGCGCCGGACGTCTCCACCCAGCAGGCGCTGAGCGACCGCGGCTACCGGCCGGTGATCGTCAACTCCCGTGAGGAGGTGGACGCGCAGATCGCCGCGTATCCGGCGGCGCTCTTCGTCGACCCGCTGACCGGGCCGATCACCCGCACCGCGCTCCAGTCGCTGCGCCAGGCCGCGGGCGCGGCCGAGGTGCCGGTCCTGGTGACCGCCGGTCTGGGGCAGGCCACCCGGGAGGCCGCGTACGGGGCCGACCCGGCCGTCCTCCTCAAGGCGCTCGCCCCGCGCGACGGCGAAGACGTTGCGCCGCGGGTGCTGCTGATCGAGCAGAACGACGCCATCGCGGGCGCCCTGACCGCGTCGCTGGAGCGGCGCGGGATGCAGGTCGCGCGGGCCGGCGCGGACGCCGACGCGGTCACGCTCGCGACGCAGATACGGCCGAATCTCGTCGTCATGGACCTGATGCAGGTGCGCCGCCGCCGGGCCGGGATCGTCGACTGGCTGCGTGCCAACGGGCTGCTCGACCGCACCCCGCTGGTCGTCTACACCTCCGCCGACATGGACCCGGCCCAGCTGCCGCGGCTCGCCGCCGGGGAGACGGTGCTCTTCCTGGCGGAGCGCTCCACCAGCGCCGAGGTGCAGGGCCGGATCGTGGACCTGCTGGCCAAGATCGGTACGAACTGA
- a CDS encoding DUF4097 family beta strand repeat-containing protein encodes MPSFDTPEAISATAHVTAGSIRFAAGDRLDTVVEVRPRDPKREADVRAADQTEVTYASGALSVRTPKQRYFVGRTGTVDVTVELPTGSHIDTTGSWTQVLGEGRLGEVRVKTSTGDVRLDATGPVQLTVSHGSIAVDRIEGMAEITTSSGSLRVGTVNGPAVLKNSHGSTTVGAAIGDLRVSGANGDIDITRAESSVTATTAHGTLRVTEVTRDTIQLETSYGAIDIGIHEGTAAWLDVSSSHGQVRNTLAASQAPPETEDTVKVHARTRYGNIDIRRARP; translated from the coding sequence ATGCCTTCTTTCGACACTCCCGAAGCGATTTCCGCCACCGCGCACGTGACCGCCGGCTCCATCCGGTTCGCCGCCGGCGACCGCCTCGACACGGTCGTCGAGGTACGACCCCGCGACCCCAAGCGGGAGGCGGACGTACGGGCCGCCGACCAGACCGAAGTCACCTACGCGAGCGGCGCCCTGAGCGTCAGGACGCCCAAGCAGCGCTACTTCGTCGGCCGCACCGGCACCGTCGACGTGACCGTCGAACTGCCCACTGGCTCGCACATCGACACCACCGGCTCCTGGACCCAGGTCCTGGGCGAGGGCCGGCTCGGCGAGGTCCGCGTCAAGACCTCCACCGGCGACGTCCGCCTCGACGCCACCGGGCCGGTGCAACTGACCGTCTCCCACGGCTCGATCGCCGTCGACCGCATCGAGGGCATGGCCGAGATCACCACCAGCTCCGGCAGCCTGCGCGTCGGCACCGTCAACGGCCCCGCCGTCCTGAAGAACTCGCACGGCTCCACCACCGTCGGCGCAGCCATCGGTGACCTGCGGGTCAGCGGCGCCAACGGCGACATCGACATCACCCGCGCCGAAAGCTCGGTCACCGCCACCACCGCCCACGGCACCCTGCGCGTCACCGAAGTCACCCGCGACACCATCCAGTTGGAGACCTCCTACGGCGCCATCGACATCGGCATCCACGAAGGCACCGCCGCCTGGCTCGACGTCAGCTCCAGCCACGGGCAGGTGCGCAACACCCTCGCCGCCTCCCAGGCCCCGCCGGAGACCGAGGACACCGTCAAGGTCCACGCCCGCACCCGCTACGGCAACATCGACATCCGCCGCGCCCGACCCTGA
- a CDS encoding ATP-binding protein, with the protein MVHGDVHGIVSTGDYPINVNYVDGRFVQTQSVLELPLRDASVLAAPAPAPLFGRDDIVEQVGRELAGGTSVQLYGAAGVGKQAIAEAVHRKLAGQGRRGHVLWPRPGETLTLAILYQRLAEAFFGKSFLREVDETVLRAAVAAVSDVHITAFDCALDGSDVARVLQTFSGCTFLFTSPYATLPAPGASHHVQPLGREAAIELLSSELGLPLGPVGLQHLQFDHVYRMSEGKPQRLFQYAQFIKGSDRWRAGAARGPHDQPPPVDPDQLSPQLQAEALAVALSEPARRVLVALTTFGTPLAAAWFAPVTGDPQAASAGAELHDRRLVTRRYGTYQITEEAASAVRSQNWPPTSATTAAEGLSSALTTADGPPPPEPFLLLSIARALYDAQEWALTVRFVKTAAPIALTAGRGQIALQLYALGKIAATRGGRPGDLDYYTLAEEHTRNVLTGDRAAVAAALAVVSAPVVPTAKIGNLIAHLTKLGTAKLAVAAGAAAVVAAAATVAVVAASGPDTPAGCAEAKQALGDLNATQDTRVVQDLVGQDRKVAAGLSAAAAKATDPKVRSAIQTRADQRNNAADTLERNGDGLGGDVHPDVRANLLGGQALHERLQDRITIRPVCPKLLD; encoded by the coding sequence GTGGTGCACGGCGACGTTCACGGCATCGTCAGCACCGGCGACTACCCCATCAACGTCAACTACGTCGACGGCAGATTCGTTCAGACCCAGAGCGTGCTGGAGCTTCCCCTGCGCGATGCCTCGGTACTGGCGGCCCCTGCCCCGGCCCCGCTGTTCGGCCGCGACGACATCGTGGAGCAGGTCGGCCGGGAGTTGGCCGGGGGTACCAGTGTCCAGCTGTACGGGGCTGCGGGCGTCGGGAAACAGGCCATCGCAGAGGCGGTGCACCGGAAGCTGGCAGGGCAAGGGCGACGCGGCCACGTCCTCTGGCCTCGGCCTGGGGAGACGCTCACCCTGGCGATCCTCTACCAACGGCTGGCCGAGGCGTTCTTCGGCAAGTCCTTCCTGCGGGAAGTGGACGAGACCGTACTGCGTGCAGCCGTCGCCGCCGTCTCCGATGTGCACATCACGGCCTTCGACTGCGCGCTGGACGGATCGGACGTGGCCCGTGTACTGCAGACCTTCTCCGGGTGCACGTTCCTCTTCACCTCTCCGTATGCGACCCTGCCGGCTCCCGGAGCGTCCCATCACGTCCAGCCCCTGGGACGGGAGGCCGCGATCGAACTGCTCAGCTCCGAACTGGGACTGCCGTTGGGCCCGGTCGGCCTGCAGCACCTCCAGTTCGATCACGTCTACCGGATGTCCGAGGGCAAGCCGCAACGTCTGTTCCAGTACGCGCAGTTCATCAAGGGCTCGGACCGCTGGCGTGCCGGCGCGGCCAGGGGGCCCCACGACCAGCCGCCGCCGGTCGACCCGGACCAGCTGAGCCCGCAGCTTCAGGCCGAGGCTCTGGCCGTCGCCCTGAGCGAGCCGGCCCGGCGCGTGCTGGTGGCGCTGACGACGTTCGGCACGCCACTGGCCGCGGCCTGGTTCGCTCCGGTCACCGGAGACCCCCAGGCAGCGAGTGCGGGGGCGGAACTCCACGACCGGCGTCTGGTCACGCGTCGCTACGGCACTTACCAGATCACGGAAGAAGCCGCCTCTGCCGTTCGTAGCCAGAATTGGCCCCCCACCTCGGCGACCACGGCGGCCGAAGGGCTGTCGTCAGCGCTGACGACCGCGGACGGTCCACCGCCGCCCGAACCGTTTCTCCTGTTGTCCATCGCCCGCGCGCTGTACGACGCACAGGAATGGGCCCTGACCGTACGCTTCGTCAAGACTGCTGCGCCGATCGCCCTGACCGCGGGCCGCGGCCAGATCGCCCTGCAGCTCTACGCGTTGGGGAAGATCGCTGCAACCCGAGGCGGAAGGCCCGGCGACCTCGATTACTACACCCTCGCCGAGGAGCACACCCGCAATGTGCTGACCGGCGACAGGGCGGCGGTGGCGGCAGCGTTGGCGGTCGTCTCCGCCCCCGTCGTCCCGACGGCGAAGATCGGCAACCTGATCGCACACCTCACCAAGCTCGGCACCGCCAAGCTCGCCGTCGCCGCAGGGGCCGCGGCCGTGGTGGCGGCTGCCGCGACCGTCGCCGTGGTGGCGGCAAGCGGGCCCGATACGCCCGCCGGCTGCGCCGAGGCCAAACAAGCCCTGGGCGACTTGAACGCCACCCAGGACACACGCGTGGTGCAAGATCTTGTCGGCCAGGACAGAAAAGTGGCGGCCGGCCTGAGCGCCGCGGCAGCAAAGGCAACCGATCCGAAGGTGCGCTCCGCGATCCAGACTCGGGCCGACCAGAGAAACAACGCGGCCGACACCCTGGAGCGCAACGGCGACGGCCTCGGCGGCGATGTGCACCCCGACGTCCGAGCCAACCTTCTTGGCGGCCAGGCACTTCACGAGAGACTTCAGGACCGCATAACTATCCGCCCCGTCTGCCCCAAGCTTTTGGATTGA
- a CDS encoding DUF6232 family protein, whose protein sequence is MPDQHGVIDVKVSRRVLWVGADAYPMHNITRARRTVIPPRRGYEIWRFLKAVAGLVLVGTVVMVVVTVAAGDPAPGDPGSWLSPADVVAVAVLLLIIAGVVRLIRALIRPVLYALVLETSASENTVLVSADEERVIELVRQITGAIENASAEFQLTVESLHVGDVIKQFGKRNIGKVVR, encoded by the coding sequence GTGCCGGATCAGCACGGTGTCATCGACGTCAAGGTAAGCCGACGGGTCCTCTGGGTAGGCGCGGATGCCTATCCGATGCACAACATCACTCGTGCTCGCAGAACGGTGATCCCGCCCAGGCGCGGGTACGAGATATGGCGCTTCCTCAAGGCTGTTGCGGGCTTGGTCCTTGTCGGCACCGTCGTCATGGTCGTGGTGACCGTCGCCGCGGGTGACCCGGCTCCGGGCGACCCGGGGTCGTGGCTCAGTCCTGCCGACGTGGTGGCGGTGGCGGTGCTGCTGCTCATCATCGCCGGCGTCGTCCGGTTGATCCGAGCGCTGATCAGGCCAGTGCTGTATGCGCTGGTCCTTGAGACATCGGCCTCGGAGAACACGGTTCTGGTAAGTGCGGACGAGGAGAGGGTGATCGAGCTCGTCCGTCAGATCACGGGCGCGATCGAAAACGCCTCCGCCGAGTTTCAACTGACGGTGGAGAGCCTCCACGTCGGTGATGTCATCAAGCAGTTCGGCAAGCGCAATATAGGGAAGGTGGTCCGATGA
- a CDS encoding SSI family serine proteinase inhibitor has protein sequence MPSRRTPSFFAAATGAATAAAAVVAALALAPAAAAAPIPLPHHQSADGVSHTGHHAAAGARGRRADHLTVTVTGSGSARTDGTFELYCHPARGNHFDAARACARLDRMTRWGRDPFAPVPQGARCTMMYGGPARAHVSGTWAGRPVNAEFRRTDGCEIERWGRFEPMLPSTAL, from the coding sequence ATGCCGTCTCGCCGGACGCCCTCCTTCTTCGCCGCGGCCACCGGTGCCGCCACCGCCGCCGCGGCCGTCGTCGCCGCGCTCGCCCTGGCGCCGGCCGCCGCTGCCGCCCCGATCCCACTGCCGCACCACCAGTCCGCGGACGGCGTCTCGCACACGGGCCACCACGCGGCCGCCGGGGCCCGCGGCAGGCGCGCCGACCACCTCACCGTCACCGTCACCGGCTCCGGCTCGGCCCGTACGGACGGCACCTTCGAGCTCTACTGCCACCCCGCTCGGGGCAACCACTTCGACGCGGCGCGGGCCTGCGCCAGGCTCGACAGGATGACGCGCTGGGGCCGCGACCCGTTCGCGCCCGTGCCGCAGGGCGCGCGGTGCACGATGATGTACGGCGGTCCCGCCAGAGCGCATGTCAGCGGGACCTGGGCGGGGCGCCCCGTCAACGCCGAGTTCCGGCGCACCGACGGGTGTGAGATCGAACGCTGGGGCCGCTTCGAACCCATGCTCCCGTCGACCGCTTTGTGA
- a CDS encoding cytochrome P450, translating into MSDSDMVPTPHGLPMERDAGPFDPPRDISLLRGARPVSPMVFPDGHEGWLVTGYDAVRQLMADTRFSSRQDIGVLHLPYETPGMPAMTEPSPQVPGLFVAMDPPDHTRLRRKLTGAFTVRRMKQLEEHIRDIAERQLDEMARLAPPVDLVREFALPVPSLVICELLGVPYEDRENFQVNSAQIMVKDQSLEEKMAAYEALTAYLAELVTRKRAEPGDDLLSDLAGHDDLTIEELVGIAFLLLLAGHETTANMLALGTFALLEHPEQMAELRADPELLPDAVEELLRYLSVGDVFFRYATEDIELGGETIGKGSTVIVSLLAANHDPERFGNPDTLDVHRKARGHLSFGHGIHQCLGQQLARVEMRAGFAGLLRRFPTLELAIPAGEVKLKTDMNIYGVHELPVTWTETAR; encoded by the coding sequence ATGAGTGACAGTGACATGGTTCCCACCCCGCACGGCCTCCCGATGGAGCGCGATGCCGGCCCCTTCGACCCGCCCCGCGACATCAGCCTGCTGCGCGGGGCCCGCCCGGTCAGCCCGATGGTCTTCCCCGACGGTCACGAGGGCTGGCTCGTCACCGGCTACGACGCGGTCCGCCAGCTCATGGCCGACACCCGGTTCAGCTCCCGCCAGGACATCGGTGTTCTCCACCTGCCGTACGAGACCCCCGGCATGCCCGCCATGACCGAACCGTCCCCGCAGGTGCCGGGCTTGTTCGTCGCCATGGACCCGCCGGACCACACCCGGCTGCGGCGCAAGCTCACCGGCGCCTTCACCGTCAGGCGCATGAAGCAGCTCGAGGAGCACATCCGCGACATCGCCGAGCGGCAACTGGACGAGATGGCGCGCCTTGCCCCGCCGGTCGACCTGGTCAGGGAGTTCGCGCTGCCGGTGCCCTCGCTGGTGATCTGCGAACTGCTCGGTGTCCCCTACGAGGACCGGGAGAACTTCCAGGTCAACTCCGCCCAGATCATGGTCAAGGACCAGTCGCTGGAGGAGAAGATGGCCGCGTACGAAGCGCTGACCGCGTACCTCGCCGAACTGGTCACGCGTAAACGCGCCGAGCCCGGCGACGACCTACTGTCCGACCTGGCGGGCCATGACGACCTCACCATCGAGGAACTGGTCGGTATCGCGTTCCTGCTGCTGCTCGCGGGCCACGAGACCACCGCCAACATGCTGGCACTGGGCACCTTCGCGCTCCTGGAGCACCCCGAGCAGATGGCCGAACTGCGCGCCGATCCGGAGCTGTTGCCCGATGCCGTCGAGGAACTCCTGCGCTATCTGTCCGTCGGCGACGTCTTCTTCCGGTACGCCACGGAGGACATCGAACTCGGCGGTGAAACGATCGGCAAGGGATCGACCGTCATTGTCTCGCTGCTGGCCGCGAACCACGACCCGGAGCGCTTCGGCAACCCCGACACCCTGGACGTCCACCGCAAGGCCCGCGGCCACCTGTCCTTCGGCCACGGCATCCACCAGTGCCTCGGCCAGCAACTGGCCCGCGTCGAGATGCGCGCCGGTTTCGCCGGACTGCTGCGGCGCTTCCCGACCCTCGAACTCGCCATCCCCGCAGGCGAGGTGAAGCTCAAGACCGACATGAACATCTACGGCGTCCACGAACTGCCGGTCACCTGGACGGAAACGGCCCGGTAG
- a CDS encoding toxin-antitoxin system HicB family antitoxin, whose protein sequence is MDLTPYVDTLRRELAVAAEAGGEDARELAERLTAPLESATRLTMLNVLSAAMDEITRELAPGSVDVRLRGLDPDFVVTPPPVGGGASVEPVVPVEPVGGPAPAEGDEGGTARVNLRLPAHLKARAEEAASREGLSVNAWLVRAVSAAVGGGTRPRTTEQARTTGQGFTGWVR, encoded by the coding sequence ATGGACCTCACTCCGTATGTCGACACTCTGCGGCGGGAACTGGCGGTGGCCGCCGAGGCCGGCGGGGAAGATGCTCGCGAGCTGGCCGAGCGGCTCACTGCTCCTTTGGAGTCGGCGACCCGTCTGACGATGCTCAATGTGCTCTCCGCCGCGATGGACGAGATCACTCGCGAGCTGGCGCCGGGCTCGGTCGACGTGCGGCTGCGGGGGCTGGACCCCGACTTCGTGGTGACGCCGCCGCCGGTCGGTGGTGGCGCCTCCGTGGAGCCGGTCGTGCCCGTCGAGCCGGTCGGGGGGCCGGCGCCCGCCGAGGGCGATGAGGGTGGCACCGCTCGGGTCAATCTGCGGTTGCCGGCCCACCTCAAGGCGCGCGCGGAGGAGGCCGCGAGTCGCGAGGGCCTGTCGGTCAACGCGTGGCTGGTGCGGGCGGTGTCGGCCGCGGTCGGCGGCGGCACGCGGCCGCGTACGACGGAGCAGGCCCGCACCACCGGACAGGGCTTCACGGGCTGGGTGCGCTGA